In a genomic window of Rhizobium tumorigenes:
- a CDS encoding DHA2 family efflux MFS transporter permease subunit encodes MCVGMFMAILDVQVVATSLPTIQSALDIPQHQMSWVQTAYLIAEVIAIPLTGVLTRTLTMRWLFVLAVTVFTLSSAGCAASGSFSELIAWRVLQGFSGGTLIPAVFSAVFILFPVARQGIATTIAGVLAVLAPTVGPVVGGWITETYSWHWLFLINIIPGILSAGIAGFLLPRSTMRLGTLKTLDLVSLVAMAVALAALEIALKEAPQRGWLSGLVLGLLVLSLASLSMFVRRTLKAGVPIVDLGNFADRSFLVGCILSFVLGIGLFGSVYLMPVFLAFVRGHNALEIGTIMLVTGVAQLLTAPIAVFLEQRLGARLLSAAGFTLFAVGLGMSAFQTPDSDSAAMFWPQVIRGVAIMFCLLPPTRLALGNLPESRVPDASGLFNLMRNLGGAIGLALIDTVIYGRSPGHGTVLMEKLAAGDVATATYVGIPLDMFTSRPSGPIDDATRSMLQPLVEKAALTQSINEAWAMVAILTLAALACVPFAIRVRSETKRS; translated from the coding sequence ATGTGTGTCGGCATGTTCATGGCGATCCTCGATGTCCAGGTGGTGGCGACATCTTTGCCGACCATCCAGAGCGCCCTCGATATTCCCCAGCACCAGATGAGCTGGGTGCAGACCGCCTATCTCATCGCCGAGGTTATCGCGATCCCGCTGACCGGCGTGCTGACCCGTACCCTGACGATGCGCTGGCTGTTCGTGCTTGCCGTCACGGTGTTCACGCTCTCCTCGGCCGGTTGTGCCGCCAGCGGCAGCTTTTCGGAACTGATTGCCTGGCGGGTGCTGCAGGGTTTCTCCGGCGGCACGCTGATCCCGGCCGTTTTCTCTGCCGTCTTCATCCTGTTCCCGGTAGCGCGGCAGGGTATCGCCACCACCATCGCCGGTGTTCTTGCCGTTCTTGCCCCGACGGTCGGCCCGGTCGTCGGCGGCTGGATCACCGAAACCTACTCCTGGCACTGGCTGTTTCTGATCAACATCATTCCGGGCATCCTGTCAGCCGGTATCGCCGGGTTCCTGCTGCCGAGATCGACGATGCGCTTGGGCACGCTGAAGACGTTGGACCTGGTGTCGCTAGTCGCGATGGCGGTAGCACTCGCGGCCCTCGAAATTGCCCTCAAGGAAGCCCCGCAGCGCGGATGGCTGTCCGGCCTCGTACTGGGCCTGCTGGTGCTCAGCCTCGCCAGCCTTTCCATGTTCGTGCGCCGGACGCTGAAGGCCGGGGTTCCCATCGTTGACCTCGGAAACTTCGCCGACCGGTCGTTCCTGGTCGGCTGCATCCTGAGCTTCGTGCTCGGCATCGGACTGTTCGGCTCGGTTTATCTGATGCCAGTGTTCCTGGCGTTCGTGCGCGGTCACAATGCGCTCGAAATCGGCACCATCATGCTGGTCACCGGCGTCGCCCAACTGCTGACAGCGCCGATCGCCGTCTTTCTCGAACAGCGCCTCGGCGCGCGACTTCTCTCGGCGGCAGGGTTCACGCTTTTTGCCGTCGGCCTCGGAATGAGCGCATTCCAGACGCCGGACAGCGATTCTGCGGCGATGTTCTGGCCCCAGGTCATTCGTGGCGTGGCGATCATGTTCTGCCTGCTGCCACCGACGCGCCTTGCCCTTGGCAACCTGCCAGAAAGCCGCGTTCCCGACGCCAGCGGTCTTTTCAATCTGATGCGCAACCTCGGCGGTGCCATCGGCCTCGCCTTGATCGACACGGTGATCTACGGCCGCTCGCCGGGCCACGGAACGGTACTGATGGAAAAGCTTGCCGCCGGAGATGTCGCCACGGCGACCTATGTTGGCATACCGCTCGACATGTTCACCTCCCGCCCGTCAGGACCTATCGACGACGCCACCCGATCCATGCTGCAGCCGCTGGTCGAAAAGGCAGCGCTAACCCAGTCCATCAATGAGGCATGGGCCATGGTGGCCATCCTGACGCTCGCCGCCCTGGCCTGCGTGCCCTTTGCCATCAGGGTGCGCTCGGAGACAAAACGGAGCTAG